In Nicotiana tabacum cultivar K326 chromosome 19, ASM71507v2, whole genome shotgun sequence, one DNA window encodes the following:
- the LOC107816887 gene encoding sulfate transporter 3.1, producing the protein MGNKDYEYPSSMNGESRKTHAVEIPPPQPFFKSLKNTVKETLFPDDPLRQFKNQPPRKKFILGLQYIFPIFEWGPRYTLDFFKSDLIAGITIASLAIPQGISYAKLANLPPILGLYSSFVPPLVYAVMGSSRDLAVGTVAVASLLISSMLGDEVNPTDNPTLYLHLAFTATFFSGIFEAALGIFRLGFIVDFLSHATIVGFMGGAATVVILQQLKGILGLHHFTQSTDVISVLRSVFTQTHEWRWQSAVLGFCFLFYLLGSRFLSQKRPKLFWISAMAPLMSVILGTIFVYFTHAEKHGVQVIGELKKGLNPVSIMDLSFGAPYLSTAIKTGIVTGVVSLAEGIAVGRSFAMFKNYHIDGNKEMIAFGMMNIVGSCTSCYLTTGPFSRSAVNFNAGCKTAVSNIVMALAVMVTLLVLTPLFHYTPLVVLSSIIISAMFGLIDYNAAIHLWHVDKFDFLVCISAYFGVVFASVEIGLVIAVALSLLRVLLFVARPRMLVLGNIPDSKIYRNVEQYTNTDTVPGVLILDLGAPIYFANASYLRERISRWIDDEEDKLNSSGETLQYVILDMGAVGNIDTSGISMLEEVKKNLDRRDLKLVLANPGAEVMKKLNKSNFIETIGQEWIFLTVGEAVESCNYMLHSCKPKSSTDGSFSNNV; encoded by the exons ATGGGTAACAAGGACTATGAGTACCCATCATCAATGAATGGGGAGAGCAGAAAAACACACGCAGTGGAAATCCCACCACCACAACCTTTTTTCAAGTCTCTAAAGAACACAGTTAAAGAAACTTTGTTCCCTGATGATCCACTTAGGCAATTCAAGAATCAGCCACCTCGCAAGAAATTCATACTTGGACTTCAGTATATCTTTCCAATCTTTGAATGGGGTCCTCGTTACACCTTGGATTTCTTCAAGTCGGACCTTATTGCTGGGATCACTATAGCCAGTCTCGCCATTCCTCAGGGAATTAGCTATGCAAAACTTGCCAATTTGCCACCTATACTTGGCCTCT ATTCCAGCTTTGTTCCGCCACTAGTCTACGCAGTAATGGGGAGTTCAAGAGACTTAGCAGTTGGGACAGTTGCTGTTGCGTCACTTCTAATTAGTTCAATGCTAGGGGACGAAGTAAATCCAACTGATAATCCAACACTTTATCTTCATCTTGCCTTCACAGCCACATTCTTTTCCGGAATATTTGAAGCAGCTCTTGGAATTTTCAG GCTGGGATTCATAGTGGATTTTCTATCACATGCAACAATAGTTGGGTTCATGGGTGGAGCAGCCACAGTTGTTATACTTCAGCAGCTAAAAGGGATACTTGGTCTTCACCATTTTACTCAGTCCACTGATGTCATTTCCGTCTTGCGTTCTGTTTTTACCCAAACGCATGAG TGGCGATGGCAAAGTGCGGTGCTGGGTTTCTGTTTCCTTTTCTACCTGCTGGGGTCTAGATTCCTT AGCCAAAAAAGACCAAAGTTGTTTTGGATATCAGCAATGGCTCCATTGATGTCCGTCATACTGGGAACTATTTTTGTCTATTTCACGCACGCTGAAAAACACGGCGTTCAAGTG ATTGGAGAGCTGAAGAAAGGGTTAAATCCAGTGTCAATAATGGATTTGTCATTTGGAGCACCTTATCTTTCAACAGCTATCAAAACTGGCATAGTCACGGGTGTTGTATCTCTTGCT GAAGGAATAGCAGTGGGGAGAAGCTTTGCAATGTTCAAGAACTACCATATAGATGGCAACAAAGAGATGATCGCTTTTGGAATGATGAACATCGTCGGCTCGTGCACTTCCTGCTACCTCACTACTG GTCCATTTTCGCGATCGGCAGTGAACTTCAACGCAGGATGCAAAACAGCAGTATCAAACATAGTAATGGCGCTGGCAGTAATGGTGACACTGTTGGTGCTAACTCCATTGTTCCATTACACTCCATTAGTGGTCTTATCATCCATTATAATTTCTGCAATGTTCGGACTCATCGACTATAATGCTGCAATTCACCTCTGGCACGTCGACAAATTTGATTTCTTGGTCTGCATTAGTGCTTACTTTGGCGTCGTCTTTGCCAGTGTCGAAATTGGCTTAGTCATTGCT GTTGCTTTATCGTTGCTAAGGGTGTTGCTATTTGTAGCAAGACCAAGAATGTTAGTGCTTGGTAACATCCCCGATTCTAAGATCTACAGAAATGTTGAGCAATACACAAACACAGACACTGTTCCGGGCGTTCTCATACTTGACCTTGGTGCACCCATTTACTTTGCCAATGCAAGCTACTTAAGAGAGAG GATCTCAAGATGGATCGACGACGAGGAAGACAAGTTAAATTCTTCAGGAGAGACGTTGCAATATGTTATACTTGATATGGGAG CCGTAGGCAACATTGATACTAGCGGAATTAGCATGCTAGAAGAGGTCAAGAAGAATCTTGATAGAAGAGATCTCAAG CTTGTGCTGGCAAATCCAGGGGCAGAGGTAATGAAGAAGCTGAACAAGTCCAATTTCATAGAGACAATAGGACAGGAATGGATATTTCTAACTGTGGGGGAGGCTGTGGAATCATGCAATTACATGCTTCACTCCTGCAAACCAAAGTCTTCCACAGATGGTTCATTTAGCAACAACGTTTGA